One genomic window of Cannabis sativa cultivar Pink pepper isolate KNU-18-1 chromosome 2, ASM2916894v1, whole genome shotgun sequence includes the following:
- the LOC115718737 gene encoding mannosylglycoprotein endo-beta-mannosidase, with protein MATVGKTKLDSGWLAARSTEVDLTGTQLTTTHPPSKGPNSPWIDAEVPGTVLGTLVKNKVVPDPFYGLENETIIDIADSGREHYTFWFFTTFQSKLSGSQHLDLNFRAINYSAEVYLNGHKKVLPKGMFRRHSLDVTDIVHSEGGQNLLAVIVHPPDHPGRIPPKGGQGGDHEIGKDVATQYVEGWDWIAPIRDRNTGIWDEVSFYVTGPVKIVDPHLVSTFHDNYKRVYLHTTTELVNRSAWVAECSLNIQVTTELEGNMCLVEHLQTRHLSIPAGSRVQYTFPQLFFYKPNLWWPNGMGKQSLYNVVITIEVKGYGESDSWRQLFGFRKIESHIDKATGGRLFKVNGQPIFIRGGNWILSDGLLRLSKKRYSTDIKFHADMNFNMIRCWGGGLAERPEFYYYCDLYGLLVWQEFWITGDVDGRGVPVSNPDGPLDHDLFMLCARDTVKLLRNHPSLALWVGGNEQIPPEGINTALKKDLILHPLFYNELNEDGKSATGLSVEMKDPSQYLDGTRIYIKGSLWDGFANGKGGFTDGPYEIQYPEAFFKTDYYKYGFNPEVGSVGMPVAATIRATMPPEGWTIPLFRKVSGGFIEEVPNPIWDYHKYIPYSKPGKVHDQIQLYGSPKDLDDFCLKAQLVNYIQYKALLEGWTSQMWSKYTGVLIWKTQNPWTGLRGQFYDHLLEQTAGFYGCRSAAEPVHVQLNLATFFLEIVNTTSEELSNVAIEASVWDLEGTCPYYKTFEKLSVPSKKTVSIVEMKYPKSKNPKPVYFLLLKLYYMSDNRILSRNFYWLHLSGGDYKLLESYKKKKIPLKITSEIFIKGSTYEVHMYVKNKSKKPESQTLTLANNFTSMQSDNDFDSSSLESTCEKPNESEAVGLVHKLFRRFSKEQDGFKVTEMNMNGSEEGVAFFLHFSVHASVTQHKEGEDTRILPVHYSDNYFSLVPGEGLPVKLTFEVPPGVTPRVTLQGWNYPGAHNVH; from the exons ATGGCGACCGTAGGGAAGACGAAGCTTGACTCTGGGTGGCTCGCCGCCAGGTCTACTGAGGTTGACCTCACTGGGACTCAACTCACCACCACACATCCTCCTTCCAAAGGCCCTAATTCGCCTTGGATCGACGCCGAAGTCCCCGGAAC TGTTTTGGGAACCTTAGTGAAGAACAAAGTTGTCCCCGATCCGTTCTATGGACTGGAAAATGAGACAATTATAGACATTGCTGACTCTGGAAGGGAACACTACACGTTCTGGTTCTTTACTACATTTCAATCTAAGCTG TCAGGTTCTCAGCACCTGGATTTGAATTTCCGTGCAATCAATTACTCGGCAGAGGTATATTTAAATGGGCACAAAAAGGTCCTCCCCAAAGGGATGTTTAGAAGGCATTCTCTTGATGTCACAGATATTGTGCATTCTGAGGGTGGTCAGAATTTGCTTGCTGTTATTGTTCACCCTCCAGATCATCCTGGGCGTATTCCTCCAAAGGGGGGCCAAGGTGGTGATCACGAG ATCGGAAAAGATGTTGCTACACAATATGTGGAAGGTTGGGATTGGATAGCTCCTATAAG GGATAGGAACACTGGCATATGGGATGAGGTTTCTTTTTATGTTACAGGG CCAGTGAAAATAGTTGATCCTCACTTGGTTTCAACATTTCATGACAATTACAAGAGAGTATATTTACATACTACAACTGAGTTGGTAAATAGAAGTGCCTGGGTTGCAGAGTGCTCTTTAAATATCCAAGTGACAACAGAGCTTGAAGGTAACATGTGTTTGGTGGAGCATCTACAGACGCGACATTTGTCAATCCCCGCGGGATCACGGGTGCAGTATACATTTCCCCAG CTCTTTTTTTACAAGCCTAATTTATGGTGGCCCAATGGTATGGGAAAACAATCCCTGTACAATGTTGTTATTACAATTGAAGTAAAAGGATATGGAGAGTCTGATTCATGGCGTCAGCTATTTGGGTTCCGCAAAATTGAGAGCCATATTGATAAAGCTACAGGCGGAAG GCTGTTCAAGGTCAATGGGCAGCCTATTTTCATACGTGGAGGTAATTGGATATTGTCGGATGGATTACTTCGGCTTTCAAAAAAGCGCTACAGTACAGATATCAAGTTCCATGCAGACATGAATTTTAACATGATCCGTTGTTGGGGTGGTGGATTGGCAGAAAGACCTGAATTCTATTATTACTGTGATCTTTATGGTCTGCTG GTATGGCAAGAGTTTTGGATTACTGGGGATGTTGATGGACGAGGTGTCCCAGTATCAAATCCTGATGGTCCCTTGGACCATGATCTTTTCATGTTGTGTGCCAGAGACACTGTTAAGCTTCTAAGGAACCATCCTAGTCTTGCCCTTTGGGTGGGGGGAAATGAACAAATTCCCCCAGAAGGCATCAACACAGCTTTGAAAAAGGACCTCATACTTCATCCTTTATTTTACAACGAATTGAATGAAGATGGCAAGTCTGCTACAGGTTTATCAGTTGAAATGAAGGATCCAAGCCAATATCTTGATGGTACACGTATTTACATCAAGGGATCATTGTGGGATGGATTTGCAAATGGAAAGGGGGGCTTCACTGATGGTCCTTACGAAATCCAGTATCCTGAAGCCTTCTTCAAAACTGATTATTACAAGTATGGATTTAATCCAGAGGTTGGTTCTGTAGGCATGCCTGTTGCAGCTACCATCAGAGCAACTATGCCTCCAGAAGGATGGACGATTCCATTATTTAGGAAGGTTTCTGGTGGTTTTATAGAAGAAGTTCCAAACCCGATATGGGACTACCATAAATACATTCCCTACTCAAAACCAGGGAAGGTTCATGATCAGATTCAACTTTATGGATCTCCAAAGGATCTTGATGATTTTTGCTTAAAG GCTCAACTTGTTAATTACATTCAATATAAAGCTCTACTAGAGGGCTGGACTTCGCAGATGTGGAGTAAATACACGGGTGTCTTGATTTGGAAGACACAAAACCCTTGGACAGGTCTCAGAGGTCAATTTTATGACCATCTTCTAGAGCAGACAGCAGGTTTTTATGGATGCCGCTCAGCCGCAGAGCCAGTCCATGTCCAGCTTAATTTGGCTACATTTTTTCTTGAG ATTGTTAATACTACGTCAGAGGAACTATCTAATGTAGCCATAGAAGCCTCAGTTTGGGACCTGGAAGGAACATGTCCATACTACAAAACTTTTGAAAAGCTCTCTGTGCCGTCAAAAAAGACAGTATCCATTGTAGAGATGAAATATCCTAAGTCCAAAAACCCAAAGCCAGTCTACTTTCTTCTTCTCAAGCTGTATTACATGTCTGACAATCGCATCTTATCTAGGAATTTTTACTGGTTGCATTTATCAGGTGGTGATTATAAGCTTTTAGAGTCatacaagaagaagaaaatacccCTCAAGATTACATCCGAGATTTTCATCAAAGGCTCAACGTATGAAGTCCATATGTATGTCAAAAATAAATCGAAGAAGCCAGAGTCTCAAACTTTAACCTTGGCAAACAATTTTACCTCAATGCAAAGTGACAATGATTTTGATTCTTCCTCGCTGGAATCAACATGTGAAAAACCAAATGAAAGTGAAGCTGTTGGTTTAGTTCATAAGCTTTTCAGGCGTTTCTCCAAAGAACAAGATGGTTTCAAGGTTACCGAAATGAACATGAATGGTTCTGAAGAAGGTGTTGCTTTCTTTCTTCATTTTTCGGTTCATGCTTCGGTGACACAGCACAAAGAAGGAGAAGACACAAGAATTCTTCCTGTGCATTATTCGGACAACTATTTCTCACTGGTGCCAGGAGAGGGTTTGCCAGTCAAGCTCACTTTTGAAGTGCCTCCTGGTGTCACTCCTCGAGTAACTCTTCAAGGTTGGAATTACCCTGGTGCGCATAATGTCCATTGa